One Cryptomeria japonica chromosome 9, Sugi_1.0, whole genome shotgun sequence genomic window carries:
- the LOC131858282 gene encoding uncharacterized protein LOC131858282 produces MSGNLDDISSILDTSKAERSVWLMKCPQVVARAWKEYGDAGQPLAKITVSVDPLKTNDQSAEVKVVDPTAPANIRKKAEAHETSSTANPKKSTRNNKSEVIIYYL; encoded by the exons ATGTCAGGGAATTTGGATGATATCTCCTCAATACTTGATACTTCAAAGGCGGAGCGTTCAGTATGGCTTATGAAGTGTCCTCAGGTTGTTGCTCGGGCTTGGAAAGAATATGGTGATGCAGGTCAACCATTAGCCAAAATAACTGTCTCTGTTGATCCACTAAAGACAAATGATCAATCGGCTGAAGTAAAG GTTGTAGATCCAACAGCACCTGCTAACATACGTAAAAAG GCTGAAGCACATGAGACATCTTCTACTGCTAACCCAAAAAAGTCAACTCGGAACAATAAATCAGAGGTAATTATCTACTACTTATGA